A stretch of DNA from Halobacillus litoralis:
GATGTTGCATCAGGGGGGAGCCCCTGTTATAATCATTCTATGTGAGTTTCAGTACAAGGTGTTATCACGAACCTTCGACGGCTCTTACAATAACTCTGTTTCCAAAGGATTCAGGGCAAAAAGGAGTGGAAGAACATGAAAGCAGGAATTCATCCAGAATACCGTAAAGTTGTATTCCTAGACACAAGTTCTAATTTTAAGTTTCTAACAGGGTCTACTAAGACTTCTGAAGAAACAATCGAGTGGGAAGATGGAAACACGTATCCATTGATCCGCGTAGAGATTAGTTCTGCGTCTCACCCGTTCTACACAGGTAAGCAGAAAGCTGACAAAGCTGGCGGCCGTGTGGATCGCTTCAAGAAGAAATATAACCTTTCATAATTATGATACCCCCTCTCCTGAGGGGGGCTTCATCATTTTGAACAAAAACAGGCAAATTGTCTCAGATGTTTGCCTGTTTTTTTGTCAAAAAATAGGGGTATAAAAGTCTTTGAGAGAAAGACGCTATACTCTGCAAAGGACTTATCAATAAGGGGAGCTGTCCTTGGTGATCAAAGCCGCCGGTAAATCGGCGTCATCAAGGGAGCTCTTTTTTGTTGAAATAAAGGGGAGGATACCGGATGATCCCCCCATATTTGAAGCTTGATTGAGTGAGAAGGGAGCGACCGTAGACGTGTATGTAATGAAACAAAGTGGATGGGTCGAACTCATCTGCGGAAGTATGTTCAGCGGAAAATCAGAGGAGTTGATCCGTCGTGTCAGACGCGCGACTTTCGGTAATTTGACAGTCCGTGTCTATAAACCTGCGATTGATGACCGGTACAAAGAAGATGCAGTTGTATCTCATAATGGCACTTCTGTGATGGCTCGTCCTGTAAAAAGCTCGTTGGACATCCTTCAACATGTGACGGATGAAGTGGATGTCGTAGGAATTGATGAATTGCAGTTTTTTGACGAGAATATCGTAGAGGTCGTAGAGTGTTTGGCAGACAAAGGCATACGCGTCATCGTCGCTGGACTGGATACTGACTTCAGGGGTGAACCTTTTGGCAAAATGCCGGAAATGATGGCACTGAGTGAAAGTGTCACCAAATTAAACGCCATCTGCCCTGTTTGTGGTTCACCGGCCAGCCGTACTCAACGCTTGATCGATGGAGCGCCCGCTTCCTATGATGACCCAATCATCCTGGTTGGTGCATCGGAATCATACGAACCGCGTTGCCGCCATCATCACGCAGTACCTAACAAGCCCAGGCAACAGGAAGTAAAAAAGGTTTACGCTGAAAAAACAACATAAACCACTACTCAGACAGCTGATCCCCAGCTGTCTTTTTCTTTTTCACTATTCTAAATAGAAGCTCCCGTTTGTTGAAGGCTCAGTTGCGAGATGCTTTCGGGTTTCGTTTGCCATAATGGGATTTAGGGGTGGCTGGGAAGCTACTCGCTTTCCTGTGGGGCGCGCCGAGCTTCCTCGGACTGCGTCCTGCGGGATCTCGCCTATCTCCTTCTCCCACGGGAGTCTCGCAGCTTCCCAACCACCCCAATCAATGTATGTGAGAAACGAAGCCCTTTACCAAGTTGGGTTGTCTTCCGTTATTCCGATTGTTAAAGACATAAAACGCTCTGTATCAAGATTTCAGAATTCTAATACCTGAGCATAGGATTTTTATCCTTATACTCCCATCAAACTAAATAGCTGTTTTTTTAGGGAAGTGGTTTCGAGACGGCGATATAGAGAAGGGGCGGAGGGGAATGGCGAGACTCCTGCGGGAAAAACGTGCTTGGTGAGACCCCACAGGACGCAGTCCGAGGAGGCTCAAAAGAATAGAGGAAGTTCGATTAAGTTCGGCACGTCCTGTGCCAACATCGAACGACCCCACCTCGTGTGGGGCCCCGCGGAAAGCGAGCTATTCCCCGCAGCCCCCATCCACTCAACAAAAGTCTCGAAACTGAGTCTTCCACAATCCTGCCAGTTAGTGGAATGAATGTGCTGTCTTATTTACTCGATGTGCTCGGTTCCGTTTAAAAAACGGTGTTATGTGATACTTTAAGTGTAGATAAACGTTTGGTCTGGGGGGATAGGAATGGAGAAACGATCCATTCAATCAGAAATGTCGAGCTATATTGGGAAGTTGTTGCGTGACCACTTCGGAAAAGGACCCTCCTCTGTATTCGTCTCTATTGAAGGGAAATTCCTTACCATTTATTTGAAAGATTTTCTTGCGCCAATGGAACGGGTTTTAGTTGGGCAGAAAAATGATAAAAAAGTGGAAGAAACACGAGACCTCATGATGAGAGAATTGATTCCTGATATAAAAGCAACGTTTCGCGCCAGTGCGGGAATATATGTCGACAATCTATATTATGACTGGTCTTTAACTAGACAAACCGGTGTACTCATCGGAGTGATTACTACAGATAACCCTGAAGACGATGAAGGATTAAAGTCTTATGAACACAAAGACGCTGTACATGAAGAAGTGGAAGAACTGAGCAGGAAAGCAGAAAAAACACCTGCTTCTATTCGATCATTTTTGCTGAATGAACGGACATTACTGATAGAGCGGAATGGAATATTGGTAGCTATTGAAAAGGAAATGATCCAAGCAGGATACGAGCAGCCTTTAAAAATTTCCAAACGGAGGCTGGAAAAACGTCTTTTGAATCATGCCTCTTTTGAAACGATTCTTGGGGCAAGCGTAGAAGATGCCTTTGTAGACTGGGATTTCAATAAAGACCGTAGTTATATGGTCCTGATATTGAAACCATAGAGAGGGGGATATAGAATGGTCGGCGAAAAGAACAGCAAGCTGCTGGAGAAGACATTATTGCTTGAAGAATGCATGAATGCCTATAAGTACGCTGTAGAAACTGTACAGAAAAACAGCCCGCTTATGGATGAAATGGCTGCTTCATGTGCGGAGGTTTGCAAAAAGGCGGCAAAAGAATGCTTAACGCTTGGGGTAATGGAAAACGATAAAATATACCTCATGTGTTTAGAGTATGTCTATTTGTGTGAGGAGCTTGAAGGGAATCAAAGGATTAGACAAGAAGACATGAAGAAATCAGTTTAATCCCGACTGTTTTCATATCGTCCATTCTGTACTATAATAGTGATTGGGATGAAACGAAAACGTTTGATCCTTACTGGTGCTTAACTATTGAACGAAGATAACATTTTTATATATTATTCGGTAACATTGATCTGGACAATAGAGCTAGACAAAAGCCGAAAAGTATCTTTCTTTCTACAAGTGGATACTTTTCGGCTTTTTTGTGTTTTTCGAGCTGATTATGCTCAACGAAAGGAGTATGCGCTCTGTATCGTATAGTTGGATTAGATAGCCACCGTATCGTTATTGAGTTTAGAAAAGATAACAAGGATTTGGTTTTTGAAAATTATTCAGATGCTGAAGAGTACCTGAAAATAATCAAAGAAGAAAACATTATTCCTAAAAAATATCATTTACTCATCCAAGAGTAAGCCATCAAACCAAGCGGCCCCTCCCGCTTGGTTTTTTTACGCTTCATTCACTAACGCTCCCTTTACTTAAAGACTTATTTTCGAGACTTTTGTGTGAGTTTAGGGGCTCCGGGAAAAGGTTCGCTTTCCATGGGAGTCTCACCGCGCTTCCGCGGAAAGCGAGTTATTCCCCGCAGCCCCAATATCCACTCAACAAAAGCCTAGAAATCAAGTCCTACACAATCCTGGCACTATGTTGAATAACTAATGGGGCATAAGTGGAGTGGTTTCGGAGACAATAACAGTAAAAAGAGAAGAGGTGCTAGAGATGAAACGATTTTTACTTGTGGCTGGAATGGCCGTTGTTTTATTAAGTGCGTGCGGGTTGCAGGGGGACAAATATCAAGGTATGACAAGCCGTGATGATATAGAGAACATGGGCTACAATAATGAAGTGACTCGCGGACAGGAGAGTCCACGTTCCATGAACAAAGTCGGACATACATGGGGGCTGAAACAGGATAGGGAGAATATGAAAGCAGCAGCCCAGCAACTTTCCGGAGTCGAAGTGAAAAGGATTGCGCTTGAAGCTAACCAAGCGTGGGTAACGGTACACATCAAAGGGGATGAGGATCTTTCCAAAGAGGAAAGATCCGACTGGGAAGCTCAAATCCAAGAAGCTGTTTACCAGGCCGTTCCCCGGTATGACATTCATGTAAAGATTAAATAACCTCCTTATATACGGGGAAATGACTAGAGGTCTGCGGGAGATCCGTAGGAGAAAGTTGTTTCCCTTTTCCTACTTTAAGAATAACCTGTGGAGTGGAAGCGAATTCGTGAGGTCATCTTCTTGAGGAATGGGTTGAGCGGTTGTATCCATGACTTCTCTATAATATAATTAGAATGTTATGGAGAAAGAGGTGCATACCATTGATCGAACGTTTACAAACATTAGAAGATCGTTATGAAAAGTTAAACGAATTACTTAGTGATCCTGAAATTATTTCTGATACGAATAAACTGCGTGAGTATTCCAAAGAACAATCCGGGCTGCAGGAAACAGTGACTGCTTATCGTGAGTATAAAGAAGTGGCAGAGCAATTGGATGATGCGAAGGCGATGCTCGACGACAAAATGGATGCGGATATGGTGGAAATGGTCAAAGAAGAAATTCATGAACTGTCCACCCGCAAACAAGACCTTGAAGAACGCTTGAAAGTTCTTATGCTGCCGAAAGACCCGAATGATGATAAGAACGTCATCATGGAAGTGCGTGGCGCAGCAGGTGGAGATGAAGCCGCTCTATTTGCGGGAGATTTGTACCGTATGTACGCACGCTATGCAGAGGCCCAAGGGTGGAAAACGGAAGTCATTGAAGCGAATGCAAGTGACGTGGGTGGTTACAAGGAAATCATCTTTATGGTGTCGGGAAACATGGCTTATTCCAAGCTGAAGTTCGAAAACGGCGCTCACCGCGTCCAGCGTGTACCTGAAACGGAATCAGGTGGGCGTATTCATACTTCTACCGCGACTGTCGTTGTCATGCCTGAAGCGGAAGAGGTCGAAGTGGAGCTGCATGATAAGGATATTCGTGTTGATACCTTCGCTTCAAGTGGACCGGGAGGACAGAGTGTGAACACCACCATGTCTGCTGTACGTCTGACTCACGAACCGACGGGAACCGTTGTATCCTGCCAGGATGAAAAATCTCAAATCAAAAACAAGGAGAAGGCGATGAAAGTTCTTCGCGCCCGTGTTTATGATAAGTTTCAGCAGGAAGCTCAGGCAGAATACGATGAAAACCGTAAGTCAGCTGTAGGTACAGGGGACCGTTCCGAGCGTATCCGTACGTACAACTTCCCACAGACACGTGTGACGGATCACCGTATTGGTCTAACGTTACAAAAGCTTGATCAGATTCTCCAGGGGAAATATGGATGAAATCATTGATGCTCTCTTGATTGAAGAGCAGACGAAAAAAATGGAGCAGATTGGTGAATAGTATGCAGCCTACTTTTACGTCGATTCGGGAAGCCCGCCGCTGGGCTTCTCTTTTTTTACAACAACATCAACGGGAACCGAGGATAGCTGATTTATTACTGGAACATTTTTTGAATTGGACACCGTCCCAACTTCTTGCTTTTGACGATGAACCGTTACCTGTGGAAGTGGAAAACCGGTTCGTTCAAGCAGTCCAGCAACATGCGGACACAGGAGTGCCTCTCCAGCATCTTACAGGCGTC
This window harbors:
- a CDS encoding type B 50S ribosomal protein L31, with protein sequence MKAGIHPEYRKVVFLDTSSNFKFLTGSTKTSEETIEWEDGNTYPLIRVEISSASHPFYTGKQKADKAGGRVDRFKKKYNLS
- a CDS encoding thymidine kinase, whose amino-acid sequence is MYVMKQSGWVELICGSMFSGKSEELIRRVRRATFGNLTVRVYKPAIDDRYKEDAVVSHNGTSVMARPVKSSLDILQHVTDEVDVVGIDELQFFDENIVEVVECLADKGIRVIVAGLDTDFRGEPFGKMPEMMALSESVTKLNAICPVCGSPASRTQRLIDGAPASYDDPIILVGASESYEPRCRHHHAVPNKPRQQEVKKVYAEKTT
- a CDS encoding DUF2294 domain-containing protein translates to MEKRSIQSEMSSYIGKLLRDHFGKGPSSVFVSIEGKFLTIYLKDFLAPMERVLVGQKNDKKVEETRDLMMRELIPDIKATFRASAGIYVDNLYYDWSLTRQTGVLIGVITTDNPEDDEGLKSYEHKDAVHEEVEELSRKAEKTPASIRSFLLNERTLLIERNGILVAIEKEMIQAGYEQPLKISKRRLEKRLLNHASFETILGASVEDAFVDWDFNKDRSYMVLILKP
- a CDS encoding LptM family lipoprotein, which gives rise to MKRFLLVAGMAVVLLSACGLQGDKYQGMTSRDDIENMGYNNEVTRGQESPRSMNKVGHTWGLKQDRENMKAAAQQLSGVEVKRIALEANQAWVTVHIKGDEDLSKEERSDWEAQIQEAVYQAVPRYDIHVKIK